The Leptolyngbya sp. FACHB-261 DNA window TACGCTTGATTTTGCCAGTCAAAAAATTGGTTTAGGTGGGCGTATGGGCATTGATGCTACAACAAAAATTCCTCCTGAAACGGAGCATGAATGGGGAGATGCTCTGGAGCCCGATCCAGATGTTGCCGCAATGGTTGACCGGCGTTGGGCGGAGTATGGCTTAGCGGATTTAAATTTGGGCGAGGTCAAACCAAATTTGTTCGGCTACGATATGCAGTAAATGCATAAGTGTAGATGGTCATCCAAGTGCGTTCTCTGCTAATGCTTGACGGGCACGCAAAATTATCATTGACCTAAGAAAAGCCTAAGAACAGTGCTTTACTACAAAACAGTTGGGGCAGGCTGAAGCTGCAGGTCAGACATGCAGGTTAGATAATGGGACAGGTCATTTCAACGATCAATATGAAGGATGGTGTAGGAAAAACCACCCTAACTGTTAACCTAGCAGCACATCTGGCAAGGGCTCATAATAAGCGGGTTCTAATCGTTGATTTAGACCCGCAAGTCAACGCTACCCTGAGTCTGTTACCTCCCTCTGAGTTTGTTCAGGTTAGGGAGGTTAACAAGACCCTGAGGTTCCTCTTAAAGCTGTCGATCGAGCGGGGTACAGCGACAACTGCTTCAATTGAAAGCGACTTCACTGTTCCAGTCAGAAACTTGATTGTCAGTAATGTCTGTGAAACGCAGGGGCTGGATTTACTGCCAGGGGACTTTCATCTCTACGATGAATTTGAAGTCTCACAGATGCTGCACAGTCGTGCCTTAGAGGCATCACGCAATTCTTCTGAGGAAAAGTCAAGTCTCAAAACCTTTGAGCAGCTTTGGAACGATTTTGCAGCAACGCTGATTCGAGATATCTTATCCCCTGTGATTCAGGATTACGATTTCGTGTTTATTGATTGTGCACCAACCTACAATCTTTTGACTCATAGCAGCATTATCGCCAGTAATTTTTATCTGATTCCAGCCAAGCCAGAGCACCTATCTGTGGTTGGCATTCGTTTACTCAAAAAGCGAATTGATAAGTTGAGCCAAGACAACCCTTCTGCCAAGATTCGTCTGTTGGGTATTGTCTTCACTATGTCTGGCGGTGCCGGAGGGCAATACTACAGAGAAGTTGTTCAGCGAGTCGGTGATGAGTTCGAGTCGGAAGGGGTATTTGAGACAGAAATTCCCAACAACGTTGATGTTGCTAGAGCTTTCAAAACCTCTAAGCCTGTGGTACTAACTAGGTCTAGCTCTAGTGGCGCCATGGCCTTTGCAAAGCTGACCCGAGAATTTCTGTGGCGGCTGCAAACCCTTTTGATCAAGAAGCAGATCCGCTAAAGCTCGCTTTACCTGAAATCAAGTTAGCACCATAAAAACTTTTAGTCTTCTAATATGAGTTCTTCAAAACCGCTGTACTCGAATACTACCTCGTTAGAGCTAATGCAATCTCTTGCGATCATTCATCAAGCACTTGAGCAGTTAAACCTGGTGCAGAATGCTCAGTTGAATCCTCTAGAGGTGCATGCAGTTCAAAGTTACTATGCCTTAGTTAAAGATAAATTCTTAGCCCAAGAGCAGCTATTTGCTCATTTGTCGGTACCTGAGACTCTCAGCACAACTTTGGAGTCTGAAGAACGCAACGAACCAGAGCCGAGCAAGCCGGAACGATCTAAACCCACACGCTCGAGAAAGAACTCCCGACCCGTTGAGAACAACAGCACCAATTCCAGCGAGAAGGCTAGCGAGAAACCCAGTACCAAGAAAGCTAGTGCTCAAAAAACTAGTGCCCACACGAACAAAAAGTCTGTTAGTCCCAAAAAGACTCGAGCAGCTACCTCAGATACTTATGAAGCAGTCAAGACAATGTTTGAGAACTTAGAGATTTAGCTGTAGCTTACTCTAGCTCAATCGCACACTATTTAGGGCCTCTGCACCTCAGACGACTGATTAAGCAACTACTTAGCCAACCAAAAGGGCAACTCTCAGTAGTAGCTTCAGTAAATCTACTGTGGCAAATATACTGTTAATGCTTCTGCTTCAGTAAATCTACTGTGGCGAATCTACTATAGTAAATCTACTGTTAGTGCTTCTGATCTCACGCCTGAAACACTCGTGAAGATACAGTGAATTCCGTAGCTTAGCTAACTAAACCAGTGTCATACCGGCTAAACTTCGATCAGTGCGAATACGGGGGGACAATCTAGGCAGTTCAGACTCTAAGGGTATGAAACGTGATTACCTCTAGGGCTCAGCACGCTTGGAATAGGCCACGATCTTAAACTTAAGAAACCTAGACTGACAGGGCCTACGTTCTGCTGTGCCCTGTCAGTGCCAGCTCTGTTTCCAATACTTTCCTACCTACAATCAGGACTATTACGGATGCTCAAGCAATTCTTAGCTGGCGCCATTGTAACTGGCGCTTTGACTTCAACGGGTTTTCTACAAGCTGCACCTGCAGAAGCCTTTAGTTTATCCATTTCGCCTCAATATGGCAGCACTGAAAATACAGG harbors:
- a CDS encoding ParA family protein; protein product: MGQVISTINMKDGVGKTTLTVNLAAHLARAHNKRVLIVDLDPQVNATLSLLPPSEFVQVREVNKTLRFLLKLSIERGTATTASIESDFTVPVRNLIVSNVCETQGLDLLPGDFHLYDEFEVSQMLHSRALEASRNSSEEKSSLKTFEQLWNDFAATLIRDILSPVIQDYDFVFIDCAPTYNLLTHSSIIASNFYLIPAKPEHLSVVGIRLLKKRIDKLSQDNPSAKIRLLGIVFTMSGGAGGQYYREVVQRVGDEFESEGVFETEIPNNVDVARAFKTSKPVVLTRSSSSGAMAFAKLTREFLWRLQTLLIKKQIR